AGACAGCGTTGCCAACCGTCGTCTGGCCTTCGACCGTACCCGTTCGAAGTCCGCCGTTGGCAAACTGTTCAACGACCTGGGCAAGCGCTACGCCACCCGTCAGGGCGGCTACCTGCGTATCCTGAAGTGCGGTTTCCGCGCTGGCGACAACGCGCCTATGGCGTACGTCGAGCTGGTTGATCGTCCGGTCGGTGGTGCTGTAGAAGCTGCCGAGTAAGACGTTCTGTCTGCTACAAGAAACCGGGCCTAGGCCCGGTTTTTTGTTGTCTGGTGAATTGTTATTTTCTATTGATATAAGTCACTTAATGAATTTGTCCTTGTAACCTCGCTCGACAATACTCTCCTCAAGCCGATTAGCCGGCAATTCAAGACCGATCAGGAGAGCCCATGAGCAAGATTCTCACTACCGCCAGCGGTGCACCCGTAGCCGACAACCAGAATTCCCGTTCCGCAGGCCCCCGTGGCCCGCTGCTGCTCGACGACTTCCACCTGCTCGAGAAGCTTGCCCACTTCAACCGCGAGAACATCCCGGAGCGCCGCGTGCACGCCAAGGGCTCCGGCGCCTACGGTACCTTCACCGTCACTCGTGATATCACCGAGCTCACCAGTGCCAGGCTGTTCGACGCTATCGGCAAGCAGACCGAGACGTTCCTGAGGTTCTCCACCGTGGGTGGCGAGCGCGGTTCCGCGGACACTGAACGCGACCCGCGTGGTTTCGCGGTGAAGTTTTACACCGAGGAAGGTAACTGGGACATCGTCGGCAACAATACCCCGGTGTTTTTCATTCGTGATCCGCTGAAGTTCCCCGACTTCATTCACACCCAGAAGCGCCACCCGCAGACCAACCTGAAGAACGCGCAAATGATGTGGGACTTCTGGTCGCATTCGCCCGAGGCACTGCACCAGGTCACCATCCTGTTCTCCGATCGCGGGATTCCCGATGGCTACCGCCACATGCACGGCTTCGGCAGCCACACCTACAGCCTGATCAACGCCCAGGGCGAGCGGACCTGGGTCAAATGGCACTTCAAGACCCAGCAAGGCATCAAGAACCTGGCGCCGGCCGATGCCGCCCGCCTGGCCGGGAGCGACCCGGACTACGCCCAGCGTGATCTGTTCGAGTCCATCGAGCGCGGCGATTCCCCGCGTTGGACCGTGTGCATCCAGGTGATGAGCGAGGCCGAGGCGGCCAGCCGCGACGAAAACCCGTTCGATGTGACCAAGACCTGGTCGCAGAAGGACTACCCGTTGATCGAAGTTGGTGTGCTGGAGCTCAACCGCAACCCGCTCAACTACTTCGCCGAAGTCGAGCAGGCGGCGTTCGGGCCCAGCAACATGGTCCCCGGGGTTGGCCTGTCGCCAGACCGCATGCTGCAGGGCCGTGTGTTCGCCTATGCTGATGCGCATCGCTACCGCGTGGGCACCAACCACCAGCAACTGCCGGTCAATGCGCCGCGTAGCCCGGTGAACAGCTACCAACGCGATGGCTCCATGGCCATTGGCGCATACGGCGGTGCTCCTAACTACGAGCCCAACAGCCATGCAAGCGCGCCGAAGCAATCGCCGCGGCACGCCGAGCCCGCACTGGCCCTGAACGGCTCGGCGGATCGTTACGATCACCGTGAGGACAACGATTACTACAGCCACGCCGGGGCGTTGTTCCGCCTGATGAACGATGAGCAGAAGGCGCTGTTGATCAACAACATCGCCTGGGCCATGGCCGGTGTCAGCGACGATGTCATCCAGCGTCAGCTGCAGTACTTCTTCAAGGCTGATCCGGCCTATGGGGAAGGGGTCGCCAAGGCATTGGGTGTGAATCTCGGCTAAGTCGAAGTGATAAGAAGAACCGCCCTCATTTGGGCGGTTTTTCAATGAATATCACTACTGTTTAGCCGATTTTTTGCTTCTAATTGCGCGTTTTTCAGTGACCGCGAGCAAAACCTGGTTCACACTAGGCCCTATTGACGTATTCACACGGAGAAGCAGGGCAATGCAAGGTCACCCGGACGTAATCAACTATCTCGTCACGTTGCTGAAGGGCGAACTGGCAGCACGCGATCAGTACTTCATTCACTCGCGCATGTACGAAGACTGGGGCCTGACCAAGCTCTACGAGCGTATCAACCACGAGATGGAAGAAGAGACGCAGCACGCCGATGCCCTGATGCGCCGTATCCTCATGCTCGAAGGTACTCCGGACATGCGCGCCGACGACCTGGAAGTGGGCAGCACCGTACCGGAAATGATCGAGGCCGATCTCAAGCTCGAGTACAAGGTGCGTGCCGCGCTGTGCAAGGGCATCGAGTTGTGCGAGCTGCACAAGGACTACATCAGCCGCGACATCCTGCGCGCGCAGCTAGCCGACACCGAAGAAGATCACACCTACTGGCTGGAGAAGCAGCAGGGTCTGATCAAGGCCATTGGCCTGGAGAACTATCTGCAGTCGCAGATGTAAGTTATCCACAGCCCTACGAAAAAGCCCCTGGCACCGACGGTACCAGGGGCTTTTTCATGTCAGCGACTCCACTCAGGCCCGGTCACGTTCCAGCAGTGGCTTGAGGTAGTGGCCGGTGTACGACTGCTTCATCTTGCTCAGCTCCTCTGGGGTGCCACAGGCAATGATCTGGCCACCCTTGGACCCGCCTTCCGGCCCCAGGTCCACCAGCCAGTCGGCGGTCTTGATCACATCCAGATTGTGCTCGATCACCACCACGGTGTTGCCGTGGTCACGCAGGCGGTGCAGTACATCCAGCAGTTGCTGGATATCGGCGAAGTGCAGGCCGGTGGTCGGCTCGTCGAGGATATACAGGGTCTTGCCGGTGTCGCGCTTGGACAGCTCGCGAGACAGCTTGACCCGCTGTGCTTCGCCGCCTGACAGCGTGGTCGCCGATTGCCCCAGCTTGATGTACGACAGGCCTACATCCATCAGAGTCTGCAGCTTGCGCGCCAGGGCAGGCACCGCGTCGAAGAATTCGCGGGCATCCTCGATGGTCATTTCCAGCACCTCGTGGATGTTCTTGCCCTTGTACTTGATCTCCAGGGTCTCGCGGTTGTAACGCTTGCTCTTGCACACGTCGCATGGCACGTAGATGTCCGGCAGGAAGTGCATCTCCACCTTGATCAGGCCGTCGCCCTGGCAGGCCTCGCAGCGCCCACCCTTGACGTTGAACGAGAAACGCCCCGGGCCGTATCCGCGCGAGCGCGATTCCGGCACGCCGGCGAACAGCTCGCGGATCGGCGTGAAGATGCCGGTGTAGGTAGCCGGGTTCGACCGTGGCGTACGGCCGATCGGGCTCTGGTCGATATCGACCACCTTGTCCAGGTGCTGCAGGCCATCGACGCTGGCGTGCGGCGCCGCTTCCAGGCTGCTTGCCCCGTTGAGCGCAGTGGCGGCCAGGGGGAACAGGGTGTTGTTGATCAGCGTCGACTTGCCCGAGCCGGACACACCGGTCACGCAGGTCAGCAGGCCGATCGGCACTTCCAGGTCGACGTTCTGCAGGTTGTTGCCACGCGCGCCCTTGAGCTTGAGCGACAGCTTCTTGTTGCGCGGGGTGCGCTTGGCCGGCACGACGATCTTCTTGCGCCCGGACAGGTATTTGCCGGTCAGCGAGTCGGGATGCGCCATCACCTCCTCGGGCGAGCCCTCGGCGACGATCTGCCCGCCATGCA
This sequence is a window from Pseudomonas maumuensis. Protein-coding genes within it:
- the bfr gene encoding bacterioferritin, which encodes MQGHPDVINYLVTLLKGELAARDQYFIHSRMYEDWGLTKLYERINHEMEEETQHADALMRRILMLEGTPDMRADDLEVGSTVPEMIEADLKLEYKVRAALCKGIELCELHKDYISRDILRAQLADTEEDHTYWLEKQQGLIKAIGLENYLQSQM
- a CDS encoding catalase; amino-acid sequence: MSKILTTASGAPVADNQNSRSAGPRGPLLLDDFHLLEKLAHFNRENIPERRVHAKGSGAYGTFTVTRDITELTSARLFDAIGKQTETFLRFSTVGGERGSADTERDPRGFAVKFYTEEGNWDIVGNNTPVFFIRDPLKFPDFIHTQKRHPQTNLKNAQMMWDFWSHSPEALHQVTILFSDRGIPDGYRHMHGFGSHTYSLINAQGERTWVKWHFKTQQGIKNLAPADAARLAGSDPDYAQRDLFESIERGDSPRWTVCIQVMSEAEAASRDENPFDVTKTWSQKDYPLIEVGVLELNRNPLNYFAEVEQAAFGPSNMVPGVGLSPDRMLQGRVFAYADAHRYRVGTNHQQLPVNAPRSPVNSYQRDGSMAIGAYGGAPNYEPNSHASAPKQSPRHAEPALALNGSADRYDHREDNDYYSHAGALFRLMNDEQKALLINNIAWAMAGVSDDVIQRQLQYFFKADPAYGEGVAKALGVNLG
- the rplQ gene encoding 50S ribosomal protein L17, translating into MRHRKSGRHLSRTSSHRKAMFQNMAVSLIEHELIKTTLPKAKELRRVAEPLITLAKEDSVANRRLAFDRTRSKSAVGKLFNDLGKRYATRQGGYLRILKCGFRAGDNAPMAYVELVDRPVGGAVEAAE